From [Clostridium] symbiosum, a single genomic window includes:
- a CDS encoding GNAT family N-acetyltransferase, with protein MEFRIEKAEAVHAEEIAELIRTVWEAMENREWFVPDDARFIREVLTSGRGFVLRAMDPESGRTAGIMDILTPGLEKENLGYDAGFSDEQLLKTAHVDSVAILPEYRGRHLQAKMMEEAEKELLLAGYRYIMCTVHPDNHFSRGNMLGQGYKAVCRKEKYGGRLRDVMMKEIR; from the coding sequence GTGGAATTCAGAATTGAGAAGGCGGAGGCCGTTCATGCGGAGGAGATAGCGGAACTGATCCGTACAGTCTGGGAAGCGATGGAGAACCGGGAATGGTTTGTGCCCGATGACGCCCGGTTTATAAGGGAGGTTCTGACATCGGGACGCGGATTTGTTCTCAGGGCGATGGACCCGGAAAGCGGCAGGACGGCTGGAATTATGGATATCCTCACGCCGGGGCTTGAAAAAGAGAATCTGGGCTATGACGCAGGCTTTTCGGATGAACAGCTTTTGAAAACGGCCCATGTGGATTCCGTTGCCATCCTGCCGGAATACCGCGGGAGGCATCTGCAGGCAAAGATGATGGAGGAGGCCGAAAAAGAGCTGCTCCTGGCCGGATACCGGTATATCATGTGCACGGTCCATCCCGACAACCATTTCAGCCGCGGCAATATGCTCGGACAGGGTTATAAGGCGGTTTGTAGAAAAGAAAAATACGGCGGCCGGCTCAGGGATGTCATGATGAAAGAGATCCGGTAG